The following coding sequences are from one Seonamhaeicola sp. ML3 window:
- a CDS encoding YqaE/Pmp3 family membrane protein, giving the protein MSIWRVILSIICPPLAVLDKGCGSILIVFLLCLCGWVPGVIAALVIINNPNR; this is encoded by the coding sequence ATGAGTATTTGGAGAGTTATACTGTCTATAATTTGTCCGCCGCTAGCTGTTCTTGATAAAGGCTGCGGCTCCATTCTAATTGTTTTTCTTTTATGCTTATGCGGTTGGGTTCCGGGTGTAATCGCCGCTTTGGTAATAATCAATAATCCTAATAGATAA